The following DNA comes from Streptomyces spinoverrucosus.
AACGGGGAGCTGCTGATGTCCGATCTCGACGCGGCCGTGCAGGTGTAGGCCCCGCCCGACCGGTGCACCATGACTGCATGCTGCTGACCCGGCTCGCGGACGTGTCCCGGGAGGTCGCCGCCACCTCGGCGCGGTCCCGCAAGATCGCCCTGCTCGCCGAGTTGTTCCGGGACGCGGAGCCGGACGACGTGCCGGTCGTCATCCCGTATCTCGCGGGCCGGCTGCCCCGGGGCCGGCTGGGCATCGGCTGGAAGGTGCTCGGCCGCCGGGTCGCCCCCGCCGCCGAGCCGACCCTGACCGTGCGCGAGGTGGACGCCCGCCTCACCGCGATCGGCAAGGTCACGGGCACCGGTTCGCAGGCCGAGCGGGCCCGGCTGGTCGGGGAGTTGATGGGCGCGGCCACCGAGGGCGAGCAGCGTTTCCTGACCGGCCTGATCACCGGCGAGGTCCGGCAGGGTGCCCTGGACGCGCTGGCCGTCGAGGGGCTGGCGCAGGCCACCGGGGCGGCCGGCCCCGACGTGCGACGGGCGGTGATGCTGGCGGGGTCGTTGCAGGACGTGGCACAGGCGCTGCTCGCCGACGGTCCGCAGGCCCTGGACCGCTTCCGCCTCACCGTGGGCCGCCCGGTGCTGCCGATGCTCGCGCACACCGCGTCCTCGGTGACCGAGGCGGTCGGCAAGCTGGGCGCCTGCGCGGTGGAGGAGAAGCTCGACGGCATCCGCGTCCAGGTCCACCGCGACGGCGACGACGTACGTCTCTACACCCGCACCCTCGACGACATCACCGACCGCCTGCCCGAGCTGACCTCGGCCGCGCTTCGGCTGCGCGGTGAGCGGTTCGTGCTGGAC
Coding sequences within:
- a CDS encoding ATP-dependent DNA ligase, with the translated sequence MLLTRLADVSREVAATSARSRKIALLAELFRDAEPDDVPVVIPYLAGRLPRGRLGIGWKVLGRRVAPAAEPTLTVREVDARLTAIGKVTGTGSQAERARLVGELMGAATEGEQRFLTGLITGEVRQGALDALAVEGLAQATGAAGPDVRRAVMLAGSLQDVAQALLADGPQALDRFRLTVGRPVLPMLAHTASSVTEAVGKLGACAVEEKLDGIRVQVHRDGDDVRLYTRTLDDITDRLPELTSAALRLRGERFVLDGEVIAFDERGRPRSFQETAGRVGSRVDVATAARAVPVSPVFFDALSVDGRDLLDLPFAERHAELALLVPEPMRVRRTVVSGPDDVPAAETFLAETLERGHEGVVIKALDAPYSAGRRGAAWLKVKPVHTLDLVVLAAEWGHGRRTGKLSNLHLGARTADGGFAMLGKTFKGMTDAMLTWQTERLQELAVESDGYVVAVRPELVVEIAYDGLQKSTRYPAGVTLRFARVLRYREDKRPEEADTVETVLAAHPEIKP